The following is a genomic window from Platichthys flesus chromosome 13, fPlaFle2.1, whole genome shotgun sequence.
AGACGTTCAACACCGTTCCTgggtttaataaaaaaataccaATAAGAAAAGAGACCAAACTTCCACGTCAAATCAGATCATTGAGTTAAATCTAAGACGATACACACACCATGCAATCATCACTCCGTTGTCGGTGCAGAATTTGGCCGGAGGACAGAGCAGGCTCAGTCCTGTCGTCTCAGTGATGATGGTCAGAGCCTTGCGGATATACTGGTTGCTTGCAACTCCTCCAGACAGCACCTAGAAAGAGAGAGTAACTGCTGAAAGCCTCACAGCACAACGGGCTCAATGTTGTTGAACTGGAGGGATAAAGCTGCTCTTATTCTGTAATGTTCTTACTGTCAACAAAACCTCTGGTGTTTATTCCCTCTTGAAAAATGGGTCCTAAAAGCAaagtcatgttttattttaaaggctGAACCCTGATGTTTTAAGTGTTATTCATACAGGGGGGGAGATTACATAGCTGAGAACTATTTTGAACATTTGAGTGAGTATTTATAGCCCTTTTGTTGAATACCAGAATCATTATTTAAGACATACATTGCACTTCTatcagaggaaagaggaaatcCTTCACTTGTGACACgctctgaggtttctgtgtttttttccgtTAAAATATTTTAGCTATTTTTTCCTCGCCTTAGTCAAGGGTTAAAGACAAAGGAGGCAAAGAGATtagaaaaatttaaataagaAGCAATCTAGAGTAATTATCATTGTCCTTTCCCATCCTTGTACACACAGGGTGTTCATGTAAAAACTGCGTGATGAGAactgaagtaaaataaaaacctgagaCTAAAAACAGTGCAGAAACTGATGGATTTATCACACTTACTAAAGTTGGAGTGCTGGGTGGCAGCAGGCCGTTGTCCTTACAGAACAAGATGGCCCGATGTGTTCGCTTGGCGAGATGAGAGGCGACCGTGTGCTGCGTGGCGGCTGCAAGGTCGTTCACACACGACAGCAGTGACCCCTGTTCTACTCCTGCAGGGAAGATAGAGGAGATACAGAGGTTTTACTCAGGAACTTGAAttacatgtttgtatgtttCTGGTTTGGTAATAAAAAAGCTGATTTAAGTCAAATAACTGGAAGGAAACTATTCACAGGTCTTACGCTGTGGTAACAAAATGCATTGTAATGGTTGCTGTTGACTGGTTTCATTGGGTTGGTCAGTCAGTTGTCCTCTtaccttcctctttctctttctttagtATCGTCATTGTGACTTGATTCCGTAGTCCAGCAAAAGAGAAGCAGCAGTCATGAGTTTGACCCATGGGTGTCCTGAAGGGGaacctcctcctgtccccattCTTAGCCAGCAGCTCGATGGCCTGTCCTCCACTCAGGGTGGAGCACTGTGGGTGTTTGATGAGGGACAAGCGTCTCGCCACCTGTGAATTTACAAGAAGAACCATTTGCCTTCGTGATCACAAACTGAGCCCTGTAACAAACGCCTGATGGGAGTTTGACAGTTTTACTTTGTCCAGTATATCCCCTGGAGCTTCGTCCAGCGTGTGACCCAGGAGCAGGAAGTCGTCCACCCCTCGGGCCATGGCGAGAAGTGAGTGGCCCCCGGAGACGAGCAGCACCAGGAAGGGGAAGGCCACGGGATGGAGCATCCTGACGGTGAGGGCGTGGGCCTCCATGTGGTGGATGGGGATGAACGGCTTGTTGTGTTGCCGCACGAACCTCTGACTGAACTCGAGGCCGATGCCCAGGCTCAGGGCCAGGCCCGGCTTCACCGTGGTGGCCACGGCCGCGAGCTGGCTCGGGTGCACTCCGCTTCTCTCCAGAGCCTCCTGGACCACACGCTCGATGTTCTCCCTGTGGAGGTGCTGTGCCACTGTGGGGATGATGCCTCCAGCCCTGCAGcattccagacacacacaagcatatcAAAGCAAACCCCTGAGCAGCGTCCCTGTGACCCGACTACAGCTGCGACACCCACCTCAGATGAACTTCTTTCTGGGAATGGAGAGACTCTCCCAGGATCGAACCGGTCTCATCCAGCACAGCCGCTCCGGTGTCGTCACAGCTCGTCTCAATGCCCAGCACCAGCCTGGAGGAGAAGGCTCTTCCAGATGAAGGAGGACCCCCCGCTGTGTGTCTGTACTGCAGCAGCCTCTGTGCACTCCTCACTCGAGAGGAGAACATGCTCATGGACCTGGGGTTGAATCAGGAGAGTAACTCagggtgacctctgacccctgtcCCAGTTCAAATCTCAACTACGAGGAGCAAACTCAATCTGGAAAAATACCAATAATCCAAAAGCATCGCGCAGTTTCAGAGCAACAAACCAGAAGTATGAGAAACACGTTCGTCCTCTGACGTCCGGCTGCGTCACATGTAAATAGATCCGTGCAGCTGCCAAATCCGTGACCTCAGATTAAGAGCAAACATCTAAACAGCATCACCGATTAAAAACAGATGAAGCATCATCATAAAAGTGTATTGAAAAAATGcgcttttaaaaaatatatatacctataatattaaaaagtaaTGCAGAGAGCTGTATGGGAACCAAGTTTGGGTGCCTTTGTTTAAGGGGACATTTTAGTCCGGTGCACAAGAGAAGCATGGCGTCGACCGGATGAATCGGCCTAGAAACTGAACGATATTACTTTCTTCAGTGTTTACTCTCATCTCTAAGGTTaggtaatatttattttaatttgatgttCAAACTACAACAACGTTGTGTTTCAGGATTTGTGTTTTGGGTGAGTTGTGGGATGATGTGTTTACGTTGAAGGGAATCGGACAGTGTTGTATAAAGGCAACACAATAATACAAGATCAGgtttaatcaataaaaacacCGAAACATTGTGGCATCGGGTTAAACATTCTTTGTGTAAAGTTTCCAAACAATTACACTATATGGAAGTGCGTCATTTCCAATTGACAATAGTTAATTAATTTCCTCTTTGTCAGTGAACCTGTCAtgtgactgtgttgtgttgtaggCACAGGGAGGATGTGAAGGCTGTAAGGAAGCAAACAGTTGCTAATGCTATGACCACAATGCACTGCGGCGGCTGACAAGAGACGTCCTGACAGATTTGAATTACTGAGTCGTTCATAAgctattttcattttgtatatattattgCCACAGTTTTATCAGACGTGGCTGCGGTGCATTTAATTCCCTGTCACCTCCAGCCCCGGCTCCTTTCAGGTGGGTTTTAACCAGACTGTTATATGTTGACTTTCCTAAAGGAGACATGGAACACCCAGCGTGTTTTGGTGAGGGCATGAAGCAGTTTGTCGTACTCGACGCTCTGCCCACAGTGCACTACATCCCCGATTTCAtatcagaggaagaagaggcctCGCTTCTACAGCAAGTCTACAGGTCTCCAAAGCCGAAGTGGACTCAGCTGTCGGGCCGCAGGCTGCAGAACTGGGGCGGGTTACCGCATCCCAAGGGAATGCTGCCGGAGAAGATTCCTGACTGGCTCCAGACTTACTGTGAGAAAATCTCCTCTCTCGGTGCGTTCAGCGGGAAAACGGCCAATCATGTGTTGGTGAACGAGTACAAAGAAGGAGAAGGGATCATGCCTCATGAAGACGGCCCTCTGTACCACCCCACCGTCACCACCATCAGCCTGGGCTCCCACACCCTGCTGGACTTCTACCGGCCCGTCAGCAGCCTGGAGGGCGAGGCGCCGCAGACCGAGGAGAACCGGTACCTGTTCTCCCTGCTGGTGAAGCCGCGCAGTCTCCTGATCCTGCAGGACGACATGTACCAGCGTCTGCTGCACGGCATCCGGGCGGTCAGCCAGGATACGCTGACGGACAAGGTGGTGAACCTGTCGGCGGCCGGTGGCCTGGCAGGGGAGACGCTGACACGAGGCACCAGGGTGTCACTCACTGTGAGACATGTGCCCAAAGTCATAAAGACAAAGCTTCTACTGGGAAGGAAATGATGAAAGACTGTGTGTGGACCTGAGAGGTTGTTAGAGTTGAAACATCACATCAACGGACATATAATCCCGGCTGCTCTCGGAAGTTAATAGATATAGTATTATTTTACTGGTTGTAATTGGTGTATGTTCTTGGAAAAATGTTCAACCAGTCTCTTATATTATGAGCTGATGTTGGCTTTGCTCAGATGCGGTGTTTGCAGTGCAGAAAGGACAAAGATATGATTGAGGTCCATTTAGAAACAGTGTCATATGTAGTTTTCCCACCAGATGGCGCTGACAAGTTTATTTTTACCCACTGAAACGTGTCTGGTCAGTtcatatcatcatcacagctCTTTGGTGTAGAGAACATTGTTGTGTAATGTCTTCACTGAGTCAGGACAGACAGATTTGTTCAGTTtgagaaaataagaaacacaatTTGCACTCTGGGAAATGTAGGTTCCAGCTTTTGTTAAACTTATGTTTATCAGTCTTGCTTTAAATCTGGCTCATTCATTGTCTGCTCTCTCCACCAACTCAACTGCTATGTTGAGTTCAGATTTATCaagaaatctattttttttGCAGATCTATATTTGCCTTGAACTGTCGATACCAGTTGGGTTTTAATATAAAGATCTACTTTGTACAGTAAATGTTCGtgtctcttttgtgtgtttttaatgttcatgCATCAAATGCTACCCGGCTGTTTCATGTGACACAGAAAAGTGCTGCAGACGACAAGAACATGTATGAGACACCACTGGTACATTATGTCATTTATTAAACAGTTTCTTTAAGATCACTTTTATCTTTGAAGTTCCAACTGGTGTTTTTCATGCTTTGAGTGATTTTGACCACAAAGTCACCAGGTCTTTTATCTACTTGTATCATGTAGTTGTGCCTTGGTTTGTGTGGAATACAACAGAAAGTCTTTGTCACCATGTCCTCTCCCTGCAAACGCACTaattttgtttcactttgcTGTGAAATCATATTTCACAGGAGGACGCCAACACAATGGAGCCCCAAGTGAAACGCCGGAGAGAGTCGGCGTGTGACACTGACTCCTGGGTGGCTTACCCCGTGCTGTCAGATGAGCTGTCACGAGACGTGGAGTTGATAGAGGCGTTCGCTGCGCCCATTGTCGACAAGAAGGAGACATCTCGACTCGTCAGGGAGCTGAACAGCCTCCACCCGCTGAACGGCCTGCCGCACATCAAGAGGGTGAGGGCTTGCAGGGAGAAGGGCAGCCGTCACCCTCTGGAAGTCCTACTGTGCCTCGTCAGTGATGCACCAGACATGAAGGCGGTGAGCATCGACTCGCTGCTGCCCTCGGATGGAGTAGGACACGATGGATTAGGTGAGCCTTTCGTGGTGAAGGTCCCTTCACGTCCCGCCTTGACCCGACCTCAGTTTGAGCTGGCGAGCAAACACTGGCCCACCTCCTTTCACGAGGATAAGCAGGTGACCGTGGCTCTGAGAGGAGAGCTCTTCAACCCACAACAAAAAGCTttgatgcacatgcacatgatgTCTGCTGTCGCTGC
Proteins encoded in this region:
- the adat3 gene encoding probable inactive tRNA-specific adenosine deaminase-like protein 3 translates to MEPQVKRRRESACDTDSWVAYPVLSDELSRDVELIEAFAAPIVDKKETSRLVRELNSLHPLNGLPHIKRVRACREKGSRHPLEVLLCLVSDAPDMKAVSIDSLLPSDGVGHDGLGEPFVVKVPSRPALTRPQFELASKHWPTSFHEDKQVTVALRGELFNPQQKALMHMHMMSAVAAARAGKETGMEAVGAVVVNPATQRVIAVGHDCRGDHPLHHAAMVCIDLVARSQGAGCYSFDKYPACSSASPTSDTSPDAEASAQPYICTGYDLYVTREPCVMCAMALVHSRIGRVFYGTGSTDGAFGTKFKIHSQKDLNHRFEVYKGVLSRQCEDLHRLDDHMQKPSLEEPR
- the alkbh6 gene encoding alpha-ketoglutarate-dependent dioxygenase alkB homolog 6, which encodes MEHPACFGEGMKQFVVLDALPTVHYIPDFISEEEEASLLQQVYRSPKPKWTQLSGRRLQNWGGLPHPKGMLPEKIPDWLQTYCEKISSLGAFSGKTANHVLVNEYKEGEGIMPHEDGPLYHPTVTTISLGSHTLLDFYRPVSSLEGEAPQTEENRYLFSLLVKPRSLLILQDDMYQRLLHGIRAVSQDTLTDKVVNLSAAGGLAGETLTRGTRVSLTVRHVPKVIKTKLLLGRK
- the osgepl1 gene encoding tRNA N6-adenosine threonylcarbamoyltransferase, mitochondrial, translated to MSMFSSRVRSAQRLLQYRHTAGGPPSSGRAFSSRLVLGIETSCDDTGAAVLDETGSILGESLHSQKEVHLRAGGIIPTVAQHLHRENIERVVQEALERSGVHPSQLAAVATTVKPGLALSLGIGLEFSQRFVRQHNKPFIPIHHMEAHALTVRMLHPVAFPFLVLLVSGGHSLLAMARGVDDFLLLGHTLDEAPGDILDKVARRLSLIKHPQCSTLSGGQAIELLAKNGDRRRFPFRTPMGQTHDCCFSFAGLRNQVTMTILKKEKEEGVEQGSLLSCVNDLAAATQHTVASHLAKRTHRAILFCKDNGLLPPSTPTLVLSGGVASNQYIRKALTIITETTGLSLLCPPAKFCTDNGVMIAWNGVERLREIKGILPPHVDVRYEPKAPLGVDMSAEVRAAGIKLPSVQLKILN